One window of the Nicotiana tabacum cultivar K326 chromosome 4, ASM71507v2, whole genome shotgun sequence genome contains the following:
- the LOC107782724 gene encoding protein SHORTAGE IN CHIASMATA 1 isoform X3 yields the protein MVQLEIRVLDTSWLPLLEDIPYFGKENLSIPSHSDGENKLDMPGLEVWLPDSPEILQSICSVDDISSVAVLEKSADLMEDGAFCQGQYHSSTDVFPHLEVDEAGLVIVSDNSVKEKVLSIENIELHCETPGSEGMGSSNELLGSTKFDTFQHLSDGSFAMGCCEVEVPCLNFSAEMDLISIIELEKNSVIHESIENDGLIWVASPIIFDELQFFDSDLFSLREFQSEAKVDIDKDTCDLMLREAENFRNFDELLVSHELIPVDNSFRSLPVPPVPENGNIKSLYLCIKEILAELEPQSPSMSDGLYLDWHFLEEEKCEYREDCFNLLRDIDANDIAFCLNFSDNEMLVSDYFFSSDSPQEPNRAESKEMLSLPSNGIPISPIPYSIEVSTKLLNDGKFPTEGVSSQCIARKASSFGDSRSKFNDLDFFLNRKEYSRGKDYKPADSSIDTSAMDQISFLSSSATTLLQPQWNIKVHQILLSTDILLLIDDLKKIFLAIFERQRELIEIQDPSQAVDDDAILRLPKKKLINLIKKRGICRSSLFQDGDKTMSLVTLSAIKQMVWYLCYYDLHTTYLYIEKLSRSLQGLESKLDFIYNIVKDVHQKGENDIHKFHPSLSVIKDILETFKSKDSSKILIVAEPVFWWSLKKLLTSMNIAFFQQQNGQKDDFYKLEDASMQMIHESDCCLVTREHLFASFPFEKFEIILEYGGSQESSKVSSILPKSDRVPPLHFLKVELEDPSVAKALCDGVDMPNINEASVARGPHSCSTLNEIDVTFEELLNYLPVEKNLKGGSMEALLGNEACSTAAEDAVFSSKSEQNRRSIDGCPETIIIVNTHNFDTEMVISRRSTYQKILAFEKKGVQVIERDLRQPVDIIVSASACLAWYDCKNIAKKATASEEAFSCLPQCVENIAANILTSLSFAFSGCILVFEGESHFIAGIMESSDELYAAAASLGMDIRIFYSYSSEMTDEIILSCIELSLMTSRGLYPKMRETQTLAESFLSAFPSINPLSAHAILSSAGLLVEFLEWTHERRIHAVQKYQVPDESITLLSALSRFGEREDSKSGMTDCSSSVSSAPGSESLHFKSNSVGTKRKTTWNIENLNTPTNELFDFDPPRTFSKARLNHPRASGLCDSRISEDTNFFDEFGNSSLSFDTELCVQRQSLDTNGTEDLFKVTELCDYQMRKDPHMGDELNKLEAPQIDVCLRPRERVYVGMMNKLDRKNNYSGNFKEDITDEVIDIDDTPATRKAFRNAKYKSFSTLELAMERSKTGVPKAAKKLFFGASGLQEFPTTGDIDSSPDACTSVRDLGQGSGQGMGQHLNAGFYHKKSQIKHKKGVTEEGVSEKVKCLSDLTMQDNNTACYGETPLSSARQSTRLQQGSPWTIEFLNKMREKSRSRQQFLPRDLSAPWYGYPGKSSEVTNRKSPSTIEFYKYQGNSCQEAGTGRKRPKKCIQLPASTTEKASDRLIPTWTPDDKRAKRVLSFATNGNGGQTNLIWSDKNSHTLGRRY from the exons ATGGTCCAACTTGAAATTCGGGTGCTGGATACATCCTGGCTTCCATTG CTAGAAGACATCCCTTATTTTGGAAAGGAGAACTTGTCGATTCCCTCTCATTCGGATGGTGAAAATAAGCTG GATATGCCCGGTCTTGAAGTTTGGCTGCCAGATTCCCCTGAGATCCTGCAATCAATTTGTTCAGTGGATGACATCTCTTCTGTGGCTGTACTGGAGAAAAGTGCTGATTTGATGGAAGATGGTGCTTTCTGTCAGGGGCAATATCATTCTAGTACAGATGTCTTTCCTCATCTTGAAGTGGATGAGGCAGGTTTGGTTATTGTCAGTGACAACTCTGTAAAGGAGAAAGTTCTAAGCATTGAAAATATTGAGCTTCACTGTGAGACGCCAGGAAGTGAAGGAATGGGTAGCAGCAATGAGCTTTTGGGTTCCACAAAGTTTGACACATTCCAACACCTATCAGATGGTAGTTTCGCAATGGGCTGTTGTGAAGTTGAGGTTCCGTGCTTGAATTTCTCTGCGGAGATGGATTTGATAAGTATTATTGAACTTGAGAAAAACTCGGTGATCCATGAAAGCATAGAAAATGATGGTCTAATATGGGTAGCAAGCCCAATCATTTTTGATGAATTGCAGTTCTTTGATTCAGACCTTTTTTCTTTACGTGAATTCCAGTCTGAAGCAAAAGTAGATATTGATAAAGATACATGTGACCTAATGTTGAGAGAAGCCGAGAATTTCAGGAACTTTGATGAATTGCTTGTTTCCCATGAGCTCATCCCTGTGGATAATTCTTTCAGATCATTGCCTGTGCCACCAGTTCCTGAGAATGGAAATATAAAGTCACTGTACTTGTGTATTAAGGAAATCCTAGCTGAGTTGGAGCCGCAGTCTCCCTCCATGTCCGATGGGTTATACTTAGATTGGCATTTTCTGGAAGAAGAGAAATGCGAGTATCGAGAAGACTGTTTCAATTTGTTGAGGGATATAGATGCTAACGACATTGCCTTTTGCTTGAACTTCAGTGACAATGAGATGCTTGTATCGGACTATTTTTTCTCAAGTGATAGTCCACAAGAACCAAACAGAGCGGAGAGCAAGGAAATGCTGAGTTTACCTTCTAATGGCATTCCTATATCTCCCATCCCTTATAGCATAGAAGTGTCAACTAAGTTGCTGAATGATGGGAAGTTCCCAACTGAAGGAGTATCATCCCAATGTATTGCTAGAAAAGCATCTTCATTTGGTGACTCCAGGTCAAAGTTTAATGATCTTGATTTTTTCTTAAATCGTAAGGAGTATAGTAGAGGCAAAGATTATAAACCAGCTGACAGTTCAATTGATACTAGTGCCATGGACCAGATcagcttcctctcttcttctgcAACCACATTATTGCAACCTCAATGGAATATCAAGGTGCATCAAATATTGTTATCTACTGATATTCTACTTCTAATTGATGATCTTAAGAAGATCTTTCTAGCTATCTTTGAAAGACAGAGAGAGTTGATTGAGATTCAGGATCCATCTCAAGCTGTGGACGATGATGCTATTCTTCGCCTTCCAAAGAAAAAGCTCATCAATTTAATTAAGAAAAGAGGCATATGCAGGTCATCTTTGTTCCAGGATGGTGATAAAACGATGTCATTGGTCACATTGTCTGCAATCAAACAGATGGTTTGGTACCTGTGCTACTATGATCTGCATACAACCTATCTATACATAGAAAAGTTATCCAGGAGCTTGCAGGGATTGGAATCTAAACTTGATTTCATCTACAACATCGTAAAAGATGTGCATCAAAAGGGTGAAAACGATATACATAAGTTCCATCCATCGCTATCCGTTATCAAGGATATACTGGAGACATTTAAGAGCAAGGATAGTTCAAAGATATTAATTGTGGCTGAGCCAGTGTTCTGGTGGTCATTGAAGAAACTATTGACGTCCATGAATattgcattttttcaacaacagAATGGACAGAAGGATGATTTTTACAAATTAGAAGATGCTAGCATGCAAATGATTCACGAATCAGATTGCTGTTTAGTAACCCGTGA GCATCTGTTTGCCTCATTTCCATTTGAGAAATTTGAGATTATCTTGGAATATGGAGGTTCACAAGAATCATCTAAAGTATCTTCCATCTTGCCAAAGTCAGATAGAGTTCCTCCCCTTCATTTCCTTAAGGTGGAGCTGGAGGACCCCAGTGttgcaaaagctctttgtgatgGTGTTGACATGCCCAACATTAATGAAGCTAGTGTGGCAA GAGGTCCTCACTCTTGCTCTACTCTCAATGAGATTGACGTTACCTTTGAAGAACTGCTAAATTATCTTCCAGTGGAAAAGAACTTGAAGGGTGGGAGCATGGAGGCATTACTGGGAAATGAAGCTTGCTCTACTGCAGCTGAAGATGCAGTATTCAGTTCAAAATCTGAGCAAAATCGCAGAAGCATAGATGGCTGTCCTGAGACTATCATTATAGTTAACACACACAATTTTGACACGGAAATGGTAATTTCAAGGAGAAGTACATACCAAAAGATTCTTGCATTTGAGAAGAAAGGAGTTCAGGTCATAGAGCGTGATTTACGTCAGCCTGTCGATATTATAGTTAGTGCATCCGCTTGCCTTGCTTGGTATGACTGCAAAAACATTGCAAAGAAAGCTACTGCCTCCGAAGAGGCTTTCTCTTGCTTGCCTCAATGTGTCGAGAATATTGCAGCAAATATTTTGACGTCACTCAGTTTTGCTTTCAGTGGCTGCATTCTG GTCTTTGAGGGAGAAAGCCACTTTATAGCAGGAATTATGGAGTCATCTGATGAGCTCTATGCTGCTGCTGCTAGCTTGGGCATGGATATACGGATCTTTTATTCATATTCTTCTGAGATGACTGATGAGATCATATTATCGTGCATTGAACTTTCATTGATGACAAGCAGAGGACTTTATCCTAAGATGCGTGAGACACAAACGCTGGCAGAATCATTCCTTTCTGCATTTCCTTCAATCAATCCTCTCTCAGCACATGCAATATTGTCTTCAGCGGGCTTGCTTGTTGAGTTTCTGGAATGGACACATGAACGCAGAATTCATGCAGTCCAGAAGTATCAGGTTCCTGATGAAAGCATCACATTACTAAGTGCTTTGAGCAGATTTGGGGAGCGGGAGGATTCTAAATCGGGAATGACAGATTGCTCCTCTTCAGTTTCTTCTGCTCCAGGCTCTGAAAGTCTTCATTTTAAAAGCAACTCTGTGGGGACGAAAAGAAAAACCACCTGGAATATTGAAAATCTTAATACGCCTACAAATGAGTTGTTTGATTTTGATCCACCACGAACATTTTCTAAAGCCAGACTGAATCATCCCAGAGCATCTGGCCTGTGCGATTCTCGGATTTCAGAAGATACCAACTTTTTTGATGAATTTGGGAATTCTAGCTTATCATTTGACACAGAATTGTGTGTTCAAAGACAGTCATTAGACACCAATGGGACAGAAGATCTTTTTAAGGTAACTGAGCTCTGCGATTATCAGATGAGAAAAGATCCACATATGGGAGATGAGTTAAATAAACTTGAGGCTCCACAAATTGATGTGTGTTTGCGTCCAAGAGAGAGAGTTTACGTGGGTATGATgaacaaattggacagaaaaaataACTATTCAGGAAATTTTAAAGAGGATATCACAGATGAGgttattgatattgatgatactCCTGCAACTAGAAAAGCTTTTCGTAATGCAAAATACAAGTCCTTTTCTACCCTGGAGCTTGCAATGGAAAGGTCCAAAACAGGGGTTCCTAAAGCTGCTAAAAAACTCTTTTTTGGAGCAAGTGGTCTCCAAGAATTCCCAACCACTGGGGATATTGACTCTAGCCCAGATGCCTGCACTTCTGTGAGAGACCTTGGGCAAGGATCAGGGCAAGGAATGGGACAGCATTTAAATGCAGGTTTCTATCATAAGAAGAGTCAAATTAAGCACAAGAAAGGTGTCACAGAAGAGGGTGTATCTGAGAAAGTAAAATGTTTAAGTGACCTGACAATGCAAGACAATAATACAGCTTGTTATGGCGAGACACCACTCTCAAGCGCACGTCAATCCACTCGATTGCAGCAAGGTTCACCCTGGACAATTGAATTTCTGAACAAAATGAGGGAAAAGAGTCGGTCACGTCAGCAGTTTCTCCCACGTGACCTATCAGCCCCTTGGTATGGATACCCCGGCAAATCATCAGAAGTCACAAATAGAAAGAGTCCATCTACTATTGAATTTTACAAGTATCAAGGAAACAGTTGCCAAGAGGCAGGGACCGGGAGAAAGAGGCCTAAGAAATGCATCCAGCTACCAGCATCCACTACTGAGAAGGCTTCAGATCGTCTTATTCCAACGTGGACACCCGATGATAAGAGGGCAAAACGG GTGCTATCATTTGCAACAAATGGAAATGGAGGGCAAACTAACCTGATATGGAGTGATAAGAACTCTCATACATTGGGTAGACGATATTAA